In Cryptomeria japonica chromosome 10, Sugi_1.0, whole genome shotgun sequence, a genomic segment contains:
- the LOC131045242 gene encoding germin-like protein 9-3, with translation MEFNGAYLMVLLLAFNIVGSTHASDPDIISDFVLPPGQNPANVDGNFFTFTGLRQVGSNNLTWQSNVKVTKASMAEFPALTGLSVSMAVLQFPAGGVNPPHTHPRASELLYLMSGSLEVGVVDTTGKLFTQSLYAGDLFVFPAGLVHFQLNKDYKNIAFAVSGFGSANAGTVSLPSTLFTSGITSDVLAKSFKTDAKTIEMLKASLKA, from the coding sequence atggAGTTTAACGGAGCCTACCTGATGGTCTTGTTATTGGCTTTCAATATTGTGGGATCGACCCATGCATCAGATCCTGATATCATCTCTGATTTTGTTCTGCCTCCGGGCCAGAATCCCGCAAATGTTGATGGCAATTTCTTCACCTTCACTGGACTCCGACAGGTTGGAAGCAACAATTTAACCTGGCAGAGCAATGTGAAGGTGACAAAGGCGTCAATGGCAGAGTTCCCTGCTTTAACAGGACTGAGCGTTTCAATGGCAGTGCTGCAGTTCCCTGCTGGTGGGGTGAACCCTCCTCACACTCACCCTCGCGCTTCAGAACTTCTGTATCTTATGAGCGGATCTCTAGAAGTTGGAGTGGTTGACACCACCGGAAAGCTGTTCACGCAGAGCTTGTATGCAGGAGATTTGTTCGTGTTTCCCGCAGGACTGGTCCATTTCCAATTGAACAAGGACTATAAGAACATCGCATTTGCTGTTTCTGGGTTTGGAAGCGCCAACGCAGGGACTGTTTCACTGCCCTCTACTCTATTTACAAGCGGTATAACTAGCGATGTTCTGGCCAAGTCATTCAAGACAGATGCCAAAACTATTGAGATGCTCAAGGCTTCCCTCAAAGCTTAA